A window of the Chrysemys picta bellii isolate R12L10 chromosome 24, ASM1138683v2, whole genome shotgun sequence genome harbors these coding sequences:
- the PTGES3L gene encoding putative protein PTGES3L isoform X4 — MARQPAKTLWYDRPWYVFLEFCVEDSTDVKVDIEDHLVVFSCKNADGVEMYNEINLYARVNAKDSQQKRSDRSINCFIRKWKEKVAWPRLTKENIKPVWLFVDFDNWRDWEGDEEAEKAVTEQYAELLQKVTVKGTPPAMDDLDFTTRVASCRPAELPAEGGAKEPLRGFHVVLEDTILFPEGGGQPDDRGLIEDIPVLRVTRQGPAAVHFVQTPLEPGREVLLTVDWDRRFDHMQQHSGQHLITALADLMFGFKTTSWELGHQRTVIELDTPSVTAEQVVALEENVNEKIRARIPVVVREHSEDDPEIETVRSRGLPDNHTGPVRIISIEGIDDNMCCGTHVSNLSDLQVIKLLGTEKGKKNKTNLVFLAGNRVLKSVERSHGTEKALTLLLKNGAEEHVEAVKRLQNSVKLLQKNNLNLLRDLAVLTAQNFKSNPVRGRVFVLHRKDGDSEFMNIIANEIGTEDTLLFLTVGDEKAAGLFLLAGPSEVVEKLGPRVAELLEGKGAGKRDRFQGKATRMSRRAEVQALLQDFIGHQTLEE, encoded by the exons GCAACCTGCAAAAACGCTGTGGTACGACCGCCCCTGGTACGTCTTCCTGGAGTTCTGCGTGGAGGACAGCACAGACGTTAAAGTCGACATTGAAGACCATCTGGTGGTGTTCAG CTGTAAAAATGCAGATGGCGTGGAGATGTACAACGAGATCAATCTGTACGCCAGGGTGAACGCCAAA GACTCGCAGCAGAAGCGCTCTGACCGCTCCATCAACTGCTTCATAAGGAAGTGGAAGGAGAAGGTGGCATGGCCGCGCCTCACCAAGGAGAACATCAAG CCCGTCTGGCTGTTTGTGGACTTCGATAACTGGCGAGACTGGGAAGGGGATGAGGAGGCAGAAAAGGCCGTGACTGAGCAGTATGCAGAG CTCCTGCAGAAGGTCACTGTTAAAGGCACACCCCCTGCAATGGACGACCTTGAT TTCACCACCAGGGTCGCGTCGTGCCGCCCCGCGGAGCTGCCGGCCGAGGGCGGCGCGAAGGAGCCGCTGCGGGGCTTCCACGTGGTGCTGGAGGACACGATTCTCTTCCCCGAGGGCGGGGGCCAG cccgaCGACCGGGGACTCATCGAGGACATCCCCGTGCTCCGCGTGACCCGGCAGGGCCCGGCCGCTGTCCACTTCGTGCAGACGCCGCTGGAGCCGGGCCGCGAGGTGCTGCTGACGGTGGACTGGGACAGGCGGTTTGACCACATGCAGCAGCACTCAG GGCAGCATCTCATCACGGCCCTTGCAGATCTGATGTTTGGATTCAAAACAACTTCATG GGAGCTAGGCCATCAGCGCACTGTCATCGAGCTGGACACGCCCTCTGTGACAGCAGAACAGGTGGTGGCCCTAGAGGAGAACGTGAATGAGAAAATCCGGGCCCGTATTCCTGTGGTGGTGAGGGAGCACTCTGAGGACGACCCAGAGATCGAGACG GTGAGAAGCCGTGGTTTGCCAGATAACCACACAGGGCCAGTGCGCATCATAAGCATCGAGGGCATAGACGACAACATGTGCTGCGGGACTCATGTCTCCAACTTAAGTGACCTGCAG GTTATTAAGCTCCTTGgcacagaaaagggaaaaaagaacaaaaccaactTGGTCTTCCTGGCAGGAAATCGAGTACTGAAGTCTGTCGAGCGAAGTCACGGCACCGAGAAGGCACTAACCTTGCTGCTTAA AAATGgagcagaggagcacgtggaggCTGTGAAGAGGCTGCAGAATTCTGTGAAGCTGCTTCAGAAG AACAACTTGAACTTGCTTAGAGACCTCGCCGTTTTGACAGCACAGAACTTCAAAAGCAATCCGGTCCGAGGCCGAGTGTTTGTGTTACACAG GAAAGACGGTGACTCTGAGTTCATGAATATCATCGCCAATGAGATCGGGACAGAG GACACCCTGCTCTTCCTGACCGTGGGAGACGAGAAGGCAGCTGGGCTCTTCCTTCTGGCTGGGCCCAGTGAAGTGGTTGAAAAATTAGGCCCCAG AGTGGCGGAATTGCTGGAAGGCAAAGGAGCCGGGAAACGGGACCGCTTCCAAGGCAAGGCGACCAGGATGAGCAGGCGAGCAGAGGTGCAGGCCCTGCTCCAGGACTTCATTGGCCACCAGACCCTGGAGGAGTAA
- the PTGES3L gene encoding putative protein PTGES3L isoform X3 gives MARQPAKTLWYDRPWYVFLEFCVEDSTDVKVDIEDHLVVFSCKNADGVEMYNEINLYARVNAKDSQQKRSDRSINCFIRKWKEKVAWPRLTKENIKPVWLFVDFDNWRDWEGDEEAEKAVTEQYAELLQKVTVKGTPPAMDDLDDDI, from the exons GCAACCTGCAAAAACGCTGTGGTACGACCGCCCCTGGTACGTCTTCCTGGAGTTCTGCGTGGAGGACAGCACAGACGTTAAAGTCGACATTGAAGACCATCTGGTGGTGTTCAG CTGTAAAAATGCAGATGGCGTGGAGATGTACAACGAGATCAATCTGTACGCCAGGGTGAACGCCAAA GACTCGCAGCAGAAGCGCTCTGACCGCTCCATCAACTGCTTCATAAGGAAGTGGAAGGAGAAGGTGGCATGGCCGCGCCTCACCAAGGAGAACATCAAG CCCGTCTGGCTGTTTGTGGACTTCGATAACTGGCGAGACTGGGAAGGGGATGAGGAGGCAGAAAAGGCCGTGACTGAGCAGTATGCAGAG CTCCTGCAGAAGGTCACTGTTAAAGGCACACCCCCTGCAATGGACGACCTTGAT GATGACATTTGA
- the PTGES3L gene encoding putative protein PTGES3L isoform X2, which yields MARQPAKTLWYDRPWYVFLEFCVEDSTDVKVDIEDHLVVFSCKNADGVEMYNEINLYARVNAKDSQQKRSDRSINCFIRKWKEKVAWPRLTKENIKPVWLFVDFDNWRDWEGDEEAEKAVTEQYAELLQKVTVKGTPPAMDDLDRHDSSC from the exons GCAACCTGCAAAAACGCTGTGGTACGACCGCCCCTGGTACGTCTTCCTGGAGTTCTGCGTGGAGGACAGCACAGACGTTAAAGTCGACATTGAAGACCATCTGGTGGTGTTCAG CTGTAAAAATGCAGATGGCGTGGAGATGTACAACGAGATCAATCTGTACGCCAGGGTGAACGCCAAA GACTCGCAGCAGAAGCGCTCTGACCGCTCCATCAACTGCTTCATAAGGAAGTGGAAGGAGAAGGTGGCATGGCCGCGCCTCACCAAGGAGAACATCAAG CCCGTCTGGCTGTTTGTGGACTTCGATAACTGGCGAGACTGGGAAGGGGATGAGGAGGCAGAAAAGGCCGTGACTGAGCAGTATGCAGAG CTCCTGCAGAAGGTCACTGTTAAAGGCACACCCCCTGCAATGGACGACCTTGAT AGACATGACAGCAGCTGCTGA
- the PTGES3L gene encoding putative protein PTGES3L isoform X1, giving the protein MVFQCQRDSWARQFTTRVASCRPAELPAEGGAKEPLRGFHVVLEDTILFPEGGGQPDDRGLIEDIPVLRVTRQGPAAVHFVQTPLEPGREVLLTVDWDRRFDHMQQHSGQHLITALADLMFGFKTTSWELGHQRTVIELDTPSVTAEQVVALEENVNEKIRARIPVVVREHSEDDPEIETVRSRGLPDNHTGPVRIISIEGIDDNMCCGTHVSNLSDLQVIKLLGTEKGKKNKTNLVFLAGNRVLKSVERSHGTEKALTLLLKNGAEEHVEAVKRLQNSVKLLQKNNLNLLRDLAVLTAQNFKSNPVRGRVFVLHRKDGDSEFMNIIANEIGTEDTLLFLTVGDEKAAGLFLLAGPSEVVEKLGPRVAELLEGKGAGKRDRFQGKATRMSRRAEVQALLQDFIGHQTLEE; this is encoded by the exons ATGGTGTTCCAGTGCCAGCGGGACAGCTGGGCCCGGCAG TTCACCACCAGGGTCGCGTCGTGCCGCCCCGCGGAGCTGCCGGCCGAGGGCGGCGCGAAGGAGCCGCTGCGGGGCTTCCACGTGGTGCTGGAGGACACGATTCTCTTCCCCGAGGGCGGGGGCCAG cccgaCGACCGGGGACTCATCGAGGACATCCCCGTGCTCCGCGTGACCCGGCAGGGCCCGGCCGCTGTCCACTTCGTGCAGACGCCGCTGGAGCCGGGCCGCGAGGTGCTGCTGACGGTGGACTGGGACAGGCGGTTTGACCACATGCAGCAGCACTCAG GGCAGCATCTCATCACGGCCCTTGCAGATCTGATGTTTGGATTCAAAACAACTTCATG GGAGCTAGGCCATCAGCGCACTGTCATCGAGCTGGACACGCCCTCTGTGACAGCAGAACAGGTGGTGGCCCTAGAGGAGAACGTGAATGAGAAAATCCGGGCCCGTATTCCTGTGGTGGTGAGGGAGCACTCTGAGGACGACCCAGAGATCGAGACG GTGAGAAGCCGTGGTTTGCCAGATAACCACACAGGGCCAGTGCGCATCATAAGCATCGAGGGCATAGACGACAACATGTGCTGCGGGACTCATGTCTCCAACTTAAGTGACCTGCAG GTTATTAAGCTCCTTGgcacagaaaagggaaaaaagaacaaaaccaactTGGTCTTCCTGGCAGGAAATCGAGTACTGAAGTCTGTCGAGCGAAGTCACGGCACCGAGAAGGCACTAACCTTGCTGCTTAA AAATGgagcagaggagcacgtggaggCTGTGAAGAGGCTGCAGAATTCTGTGAAGCTGCTTCAGAAG AACAACTTGAACTTGCTTAGAGACCTCGCCGTTTTGACAGCACAGAACTTCAAAAGCAATCCGGTCCGAGGCCGAGTGTTTGTGTTACACAG GAAAGACGGTGACTCTGAGTTCATGAATATCATCGCCAATGAGATCGGGACAGAG GACACCCTGCTCTTCCTGACCGTGGGAGACGAGAAGGCAGCTGGGCTCTTCCTTCTGGCTGGGCCCAGTGAAGTGGTTGAAAAATTAGGCCCCAG AGTGGCGGAATTGCTGGAAGGCAAAGGAGCCGGGAAACGGGACCGCTTCCAAGGCAAGGCGACCAGGATGAGCAGGCGAGCAGAGGTGCAGGCCCTGCTCCAGGACTTCATTGGCCACCAGACCCTGGAGGAGTAA
- the LOC101953973 gene encoding glucose-6-phosphatase catalytic subunit 1-like, producing MDLLHSAGVQVVQYLQENYQGFQDWFLFISFAADLKTTFFIFFPIWFHLCKAVGVKLIWVAVIGDWLNLVFKWILFGQRPYWWVHETGYYGNASTPVIQQFPLTCETGPGSPSGHAMGSAGVYYVMVTALLPCVQGTQHRSCAARCLRGLLWLAFWAVQVCVCLSRVFLAAHFPHQVIAGVISGMVVAEAFDHIHSIYNASLRRYLGTTLFLFSFALGFYLLLKALGVDLLWTMEKAKRWCDRPEWVHIETTPFAGLLRNLGILFGLGLALNSQMYLESCKGKMGQQLPFRLSCIAASLLVLHLFDSFDLPTDRELLFYVLSFCKSAAAHLCAVALIPYCIAQVLRRGDKKIL from the exons ATGGACCTGCTTCACAGTGCTGGGGTGCAGGTGGTGCAGTACCTGCAGGAGAACTACCAGGGCTTCCAGGACTGGTTCCTCTTCATCTCCTTCGCTGCCGACCTTAAAACCACCTTCTTCATCTTCTTCCCCATCTGGTTCCACCTCTGCAAGGCGGTGGGCGTCAAGCTGATCTGGGTGGCCGTGATCGGGGACTGGCTCAACCTGGTCTTTAAGTG GATCCTCTTTGGGCAGAGACCCTACTGGTGGGTCCATGAGACCGGTTACTATGGCAACGCCTCCACCCCTGTGATCCAGCAGTTCCCTCTCACCTGTGAGACCGGCCCAG GAAGCCCCTCAGGCCACGCCATGGGTTCTGCTGGAGTCTACTACGTCATGGTGACGGCCCTGCTGCCCTGCGTCCAGGGCACCCAGCACAGATCCTGTGCAGCCAG GTGCCTCCGCGGCCTCCTGTGGCTTGCGTTCTGGGCCGTGCAGGTCTGCGTCTGCTTGTCCCGAGTCTTCCTAGCTGCTCACTTCCCCCATCAGGTGATCGCAGGGGTCATCTCAG GGATGGTAGTAGCAGAAGCATTTGACCACATCCACTCCATCTACAACGCCAGTCTCCGGCGGTACCTGGGCACCACCCTCTTCCTGTTCAGCTTCGCCCTGGGGTTCTACCTGCTGCTGAAGGCTCTCGGTGTTGACCTGCTGTGGACCATGGAGAAAGCCAAGAGGTGGTGTGACCGGCCGGAGTGGGTCCACATTGAAACCACCCCCTTCGCCGGCCTCCTCAGAAACCTGGGCATCCtgtttgggctggggctggccctcAACTCCCAGATGTACCTGGAGAGCTGCAAAGGGAAGATGGGCCAGCAGCTGCCCTTCCGCCTGAGCTGTATCGCGGCCTCGCTCCTCGTCCTGCACCTCTTCGACTCCTTCGACCTCCCCACAGACCGAGAGCTACTGTTCTACGTCCTGTCCTTCTGCAAGAGCGCCGCTGCCCACCTATGTGCGGTGGCACTCATCCCCTACTGCATTGCCCAGGTGCTCAGGAGGGGTGACAAGAAGATCCTGTAG
- the LOC101945797 gene encoding glucose-6-phosphatase catalytic subunit 1-like, giving the protein MGTGMDFVHSSGVQMTRYLQEHYQGSQDWFLFISFAADLRNTFFILFPIWFHLCEAVGVKLIWVAVIGDWLNLVFKWILFGQRPYWWVRETGYYGNASTPVIQQFPVTCETGPGSPSGHAMGSAGVYYVMVTALLSTLRRRRRSPFQQLCLRGALWMAFWGVQVSVSLSRIFLAAHFPHQVIMGLAAGMAVAEAFRHIPSIYNASLRRYLGTTLVLFSFALGFYLLLKALGVDLLWTLEKAKRWCDRPEWVHIDTTPFAGLLRNLGILFGLGLALNSQMYLESCKGKMGQQLPFRLSCIAASLLILHLFDSFKPPTKVELLFYVLSFCKSAAVPVAAAGLIPYCIARLIRRQEEKLL; this is encoded by the exons ATGGGGACAGGAATGGATTTTGTACACAGCTCTGGAGTCCAAATGACTCGCTACCTGCAGGAGCATTACCAGGGCTCCCAGGACTGGTTCCTCTTCATCTCCTTCGCTGCTGACCTCAGAAACACCTTCTTCATCCTCTTCCCCATCTGGTTCCACCTCTGCGAGGCCGTGGGCGTCAAGCTGATCTGGGTGGCCGTGATCGGGGACTGGCTCAACCTGGTCTTTAAGTG GATTCTCTTTGGGCAGCGACCCTACTGGTGGGTCCGTGAGACCGGCTACTACGGCAACGCCTCCACCCCTGTGATCCAGCAGTTCCCTGTCACCTGTGAGACCGGCCCAG GCAGCCCCTCTGGCCATGCCATGGGCTCAGCTGGAGTGTACTACGTGATGGTGACGGCTCTGCTTAGCACCCTGCGTCGGCGCCGCAGATCCCCCTTCCAGCAGCT GTGCCTGCGGGGGGCGCTGTGGATGGCATTCTGGGGGGTTCAGGTGTCTGTCAGTCTGTCCAGGATCTTCCTAGCAGCTCACTTCCCGCACCAAGTCATCATGGGCCTCGCTGCAG GCATGGCTGTGGCGGAAGCTTTCCGGCACATCCCCTCCATCTACAACGCCAGTCTCCGGCGGTACCTGGGCACCACCCTCGTCCTGTTCAGCTTCGCCCTGGGGTTCTACCTGCTGCTGAAGGCTCTCGGTGTTGACCTGCTGTGGACCCTGGAGAAAGCCAAGAGGTGGTGTGACCGGCCGGAGTGGGTCCACATTGACACCACCCCCTTCGCCGGCCTCCTCAGGAACCTGGGCATCCTatttgggctggggctggccctcAACTCCCAGATGTACCTGGAGAGCTGCAAAGGGAAGATGGGCCAGCAGCTGCCCTTCCGCCTCAGCTGTATCGCGGCCTCGCTCCTCATCCTGCACCTCTTCGACTCCTTCAAGCCTCCCACCAAGGTGGAGTTGCTGTTTTACGTCCTGTCCTTCTGCAAGAGCGCGGCCGTGCCCGTGGCTGCTGCCGGCCTCATCCCCTACTGTATCGCCCGGCTCATCAGGAGGCAGGAGGAAAAGCTTTTATGA